The Zerene cesonia ecotype Mississippi chromosome 14, Zerene_cesonia_1.1, whole genome shotgun sequence genome window below encodes:
- the LOC119831934 gene encoding uncharacterized protein LOC119831934, with protein MGHHVSALFSSLGRFFEYPVKRKPICFYRQEDFTATETGEPQKKVTEIQKTTKTDYDKLVELFYKRLAEQRQYNQEMKEQDRRWSMQKVVERFPGWNEVTIANLHSLFLLFDNQSNGMLGFDDFCAVLESLGDETSMEVRKEKFNAADTDVDGWITYDDFLSLVYNFSPQEDGQLTGLAQLCNDVADNIQFVSNLTVGEQLEYGLF; from the exons ATGGGTCACCATGTGAGTGCTTTGTTCTCTAGTCTCGGAAGGTTCTTCGAGTACCCCGTGAAGAGGAAACCCATATGCTTTTACAGACAAGAGGACTTCACGGCTACCg aaacagggGAGCCGCAGAAAAAAGTGACGGAAATACAGAAAACCACGAAAACTGACTATGACAAGCTGGTAGAGCTCTTCTACAAGCGGCTGGCTGAGCAACGACAGTACAATCAA GAAATGAAAGAACAAGACCGTAGGTGGAGCATGCAAAAGGTGGTAGAGCGATTTCCAGGCTGGAACGAAGTAACAATCGCTAATCTGCACAGCCTTTTCTTGCTTTTCGATAACCAATCGAACGGAATGCTTGGTTTCGATGATTT cTGCGCAGTTTTAGAGAGTTTGGGAGACGAGACGTCTATGGAAGTACGCAAAGAAAAATTCAATGCTGCTGACACAGATGTAGATGGATGGATCACTTATGATGATTTTTTGTCG CTGGTGTACAACTTCAGTCCGCAAGAAGATGGCCAATTGACTGGACTGGCTCAGCTCTGCAATGACGTAGCTGATAATATACAATTCGTAAGCAATTTGACAGTGGGCGAACAACTAGAATATGGCTTattctaa
- the LOC119831935 gene encoding protein sneaky-like — MTFTYLERKIVDCTISVTFLLGLGNAFSIQVRSITLLLLPMYCGKAGRGILKAVVLTYVVAGPITNMALNAKEVVRVFACSNQLSFNLTKLKYSFIASPVKRALLSMKTEIGEFKGTLRSIKTVVGPIEIELENTYEILKIRPASDLVDDMFAFKHHSDYLEEKYKLVLKLLFRAKETSLKVLHAFEEKYNIVKIVVLGVHVCLALLFLRLLISAQSYHDLYLTSINYDNVYITCYFKRIDQRRRRKLQCTLLPLKKMERNRYIDVYSTSYIPSERSKLFTQVLKVMLEAITATTFVMLDRLFYEALDVVRQYAIDNDPINGLGDLEIEVEGAGFVADMLRKMVQELNAINVTISITNEGCLPQPRAIPAIFYVKIYGGYLWILLLLFMNPYTLRLRRLICSYFYPQREKQRILHLYNDILKKRLKMQKTLRRKAVQAVRAHYLSGENLLSLRMKFPRILGWLGALPHARMKCLICEETEPWHRLQNRHNESWHSCENVKCPFLYCDECWKDIGSSCLACDPALNELSDVDSLSDDRPPRY, encoded by the exons ATGAcatttacat ATTTAGAAAGGAAGATAGTTGACTGCACAATCTCGGTTACTTTTCTTTTAGGTTTAGGGAACGCTTTTTCCATTCAAGTACGAAGTATTACTCTGTTACTTCTTCCAATGTACTGCGGTAAAGCTGGACGCGGGATATTGAAGGCGGTAGTTCTCACTTATGTAGTGGCCG GACCAATAACGAATATGGCCCTGAACGCGAAAGAAGTAGTTCGTGTGTTTGCCTGCAGCAATCAACTATCTTTCAACCTCACAAAGCTTAAATACTCTTTCATTGCGAGTCCTGTTAAACGAGCTCTCTTAAGTATGAAGACTGAAATCGGTGAATTCAAAGGTACGTTGAG aTCAATTAAGACAGTAGTGGGTCCGATAGAGATAGAACTGGAGAATACATATGAAATTCTCAAGATAAGACCAGCAAGCGATCTCGTCGACGACATGTTCGCTTTCAAACATCACTCTGATTATcttgaagaaaaatataagttagTTCTCAAATTGCTTTTC AGGGCTAAGGAAACGAGCCTCAAAGTTCTACATGCATTTGaggaaaaatacaatatagtaaaaatagtTGTCCTGGGGGTTCATGTGTGCTTAGCTCTCCTTTTCTTGCGGCTGCTTATATCAGCACAAAGTTATCATGATCTTTATTTGACgagtataaattatgataatgtatACATAACTTGTTACTTCAAAAGGATTGATCAAAGGCGTCGTAGGAAACTTCAGTGTACTCTTTTGCCTCTGAAAAAG ATGGAAAGGAACAGATACATTGACGTGTATTCCACTTCGTATATTCCATCTGAACGCAGCAAGCTATTTACGCAAGTACTCAAAGTAATGCTGGAAGCGATCACAGCCACTACGTTCGTGATGCTGGACAGGTTGTTCTATGAAGCGCTTGATGTGGTTAGACAGTATGCTATTGATAATGACCCTATCAATGGATTGGGAGACTTGGAAATCGAG GTGGAAGGTGCAGGCTTTGTTGCTGATATGTTGCGCAAAATGGTTCAAGAGTTAAATGCCATTAATGTTACCATATCCATAACAAATGAAGGATGTCTTCCGCAGCCGCGAGCTATTCCCGccatattttatgtcaaaatataCGGAGGCTATCTTTGGATTCTCTTACTATTGTTCATGAATCCTTACACACTTCGATTAAGACG GTTAATCTGCAGTTATTTTTACCCTCAGAGAGAAAAGCAAagaatattgcatttatacaACGATATTTTGAAGAAACGTTTGAAAATGCAAAAGACGTTACGTAGAAAAGCGGTGCAGGCGGTCCGCGCCCACTACCTTTCTGGGGAAAACCTTCTCAGTCTAAGGATGAAGTTTCCTCGTATTTTGGGTTGGCTGGGCGCTCTACCTCATGCTAGAATGAAATGTCTCATTTGCGAGGAGACTGAACCATGGCACAGATTACAAAATC gACATAACGAATCCTGGCACTCGTGTGAAAATGTCAAATGTCCTTTCTTGTATTGTGACGAGTGCTGGAAGGACATAGGCAGCAGCTGCCTGGCCTGCGACCCCGCTCTCAACGAGCTAAGTGACGTGGACTCCTTGAGTGATGATAGACCACCTAGatactaa
- the LOC119831816 gene encoding ubiquitin carboxyl-terminal hydrolase 14, which produces MPKVSVKVKWGKETFPGVEVNTDDDPVVFKAQIFALTGVQPERQKVVCKGVTLRDDSWANFKLTNNALVLVMGSKEEDVPSAPVEKTKFVEDMNESELATALDLPEGLVNLGNTCYMNATVQCLKTVPELRNALLNYDQSSGGGTAGGLTSALSDTVRALEGGGAGSCAAAAARLLQALHDAAPRLAEWGSDGHLAQQDASECWTEIVRALRMRLPMPAPESKSFIEKYFGGTLDVELVCSEADEPPTKSSESFLQLSCFISQDVKYLQSGLRSKMSEQITKLSQTLGRDAVYTKTSKISRLPAYLTVQFVRFYYKEKESINAKILKDVKFPLDLDVYELCSPELQERLTPMRNKFKEIEDASVESSLASRNKNQGDNQNFRKNKLMPYWFEDDIGSNNSGYYRLQAVLTHRGRSSSSGHYVAWVARGATWLRCDDDSVTPVTEEEVLKLSGGGDWHCAYLLLYGPKVLEIPDEEEPMVTEVTEDRSGEPPTALA; this is translated from the exons ATGCCTAAGGTTTCTG TTAAAGTCAAATGGGGTAAGGAGACATTCCCCGGCGTGGAAGTCAACACAGATGATGATCCGGTGGTGTTCAAGGCACAGATATTTGCCTTAACTGGTGTCCAACCTGAAAGACAAAAAGTAGTCTGCAAAGGTGTCACTCTTAGAGACGATTCTTGGGCCAACTTTAAACTTACCAAT AATGCCTTAGTGCTGGTGATGGGTAGTAAAGAAGAAGATGTGCCATCAGCGCCAGTggaaaaaactaaatttgtaGAAGACATGAATGAGTCAGAGTTGGCTACTGCT CTGGACCTCCCTGAGGGTTTGGTCAATTTAGGCAACACATGCTACATGAATGCAACAGTGCAATGCCTCAAGACTGTCCCAGAACTTAGAAATGCCTTACTTAATTATGACCAAT CCTCTGGAGGTGGTACCGCAGGTGGTCTAACATCAGCGCTCAGTGACACAGTGCGAGCGCTAGAAGGCGGGGGCGCCGGTTCGTGCGCAGCAGCAGCTGCACGTTTGCTGCAAGCTCTGCACGATGCAGCACCTCGCCTGGCTGAGTGGGGCTCCGATGGGCACCTGGCACAGCAGGACGCTTCTGAGTGCTGGACGGAGATAGTGAGGGCGCTAAGGATGAGGCTGCCCATGCCGGCACCGGAAAG CAAGTCATTCATCGAGAAATATTTTGGTGGTACCTTGGATGTGGAACTAGTGTGCAGTGAGGCAGATGAGCCACCGACCAAATCGTCAGAGTCTTTTCTACAGCTCTCCTGTTTCATCTCGCAGGATGTGAAATACTTGCAGTCTGGACTCAGATCT aaaatgTCAGAACAAATCACGAAACTGTCACAGACACTAGGAAGAGATGCTGTTTATACGAAAACA agCAAAATTAGTCGTCTGCCCGCATACCTGACAGTGCAATTCGTTAGGTTCTACTACAAAGAGAAAGAGTCGATTAATGCGAAAATACTGAAGGACGTAAAATTTCCTCTCGACTTAGATGTGTATGAACTTTGCTCGCCGGAACTGCAAGAGAGACTGACTCCTATGCGGAATAAGTTTAAG GAAATTGAAGATGCATCCGTCGAATCGTCTCTTGCATCGCGAAACAAGAATCAAGGCGACAACCAGAACTtcaggaaaaataaattaatgcccTACTGGTTTGAGGACG ACATCGGCAGCAACAACAGCGGCTACTACCGGCTGCAGGCCGTGCTGACGCACCGCGGCCGCTCGTCCTCCTCCGGCCACTACGTCGCGTGGGTCGCGCGCGGCGCCACCTGGCTGCGCTGCGACGACGACTCCGTCACCCCCGTCACGGAGGAGGAGGTGCTCAAGCTGAGCGGCGGAG GTGACTGGCACTGCGCGTACCTGCTGCTGTACGGACCCAAAGTGTTAGAGATCCCCGATGAAGAGGAACCCATGGTCACTGAGGTCACAGAAGATAGATCTGGAGAGCCGCCCACTGCGCTTGCGTAG
- the LOC119831933 gene encoding protein wech — HSKEDNSSGSPGTSSSVSITCFRCEERTPTTRCLECNDLFCHECCHKVTSDCQLREHTLLPIHQISPIGARPNSVTNDKEVMYCELHCDPVRYYCEACIIFICQECTLWVHKDHCYSPIKGALDMCRIGVFRAIEDTKTGTKAIKTAIDRAVAMSKAYEKETAEANMKIRKAMRCFAQAIEDREKYLLDKVEKMRQAKMNELTDHMNTLRGILAGLAHTNETLVRSMDSEGIDLFMAKEKGRAQVDYFSCMFKNMYITEERIMFIPPNYDLVDQIKRQCDVQSAPVNALHSLTSSSSLQSRQSLLQSLQTAQTYPPLTYNMSVTNSLRSLPDYTSSHTRSTNYYDHSISSSISMDSNPARGIGQAIPGYWMSVSVKPTRSPVPGVPMFSFGREGQDEGQVSRPWGLCVDREGNIIVADRRNNRIQIFNNRGEFRTMFGSKGTGPGEFDLPAGITTDTYGRIIVIDKDNHRVQIFTSSGNFILKFGSFGKECGQFQYPWDVAVNTLGNIVVTDTRNHRIQLFTSDGTYITKFVFEGANPAKMLKGPTTPRGVCFTTSGNIIVSDFENHRLLMVDPTLSKVLHCVGREGSGIGELNRPSGIVTDDDGRIIVADSKNHRVLVFTSELRILWAVDLKSPGLDDKDRPSDVALTPEGYLVVLFETLPDTARDISSHGKQYIKVY, encoded by the coding sequence CATTCCAAGGAAGATAATTCCAGCGGCTCACCCGGAACTTCATCTTCGGTTTCAATCACCTGCTTCCGTTGTGAGGAACGCACGCCCACTACGCGTTGCCTTGAATGCAATGATCTTTTTTGCCATGAATGTTGCCATAAAGTAACATCCGATTGCCAGCTACGTGAGCACACGCTGTTACCGATTCATCAAATTTCTCCTATCGGTGCCAGACCCAATTCTGTGACCAATGATAAAGAAGTTATGTATTGTGAACTGCATTGTGATCCTGTTAGATATTATTGTGAAGcttgcattatatttatttgccaGGAATGTACATTGTGGGTGCATAAAGATCATTGTTATTCCCCGATAAAGGGTGCATTAGATATGTGTCGTATTGGCGTATTTCGTGCAATTGAGGACACGAAGACTGGGACGAAGGCAATTAAAACGGCAATCGACCGTGCTGTAGCTATGTCGAAGGCATATGAAAAGGAAACAGCTGAAgctaatatgaaaataagaaaagcGATGCGTTGTTTCGCACAGGCTATTGAAGATCGCGAGAAATATTTGCTGGATAAAGTTGAAAAAATGCGTCAAGCAAAAATGAATGAGCTGACCGATCATATGAATACGTTGCGTGGTATTTTAGCCGGTTTAGCTCATACAAATGAAACTTTAGTAAGAAGCATGGACTCGGAAGgtattgatttgtttatgGCCAAAGAGAAAGGAAGAGCGCAAGTTGATTATTTCTCATGTAtgttcaaaaatatgtatataacagaAGAGCGTATTATGTTCATACCTCCGAATTATGATTTAGTCGATCAAATTAAAAGGCAGTGTGACGTACAATCTGCGCCAGTAAATGCTTTGCACTCattaacatcatcatcatcgctTCAATCCCGCCAGTCATTACTGCAATCTCTGCAAACAGCTCAAACTTATCCACCTCTGACTTATAATATGTCGGTAACTAACAGTCTCCGTTCTTTACCGGATTATACTAGCAGTCATACGAGATCTACAAATTACTACGATCATAGCATTTCCTCGAGTATTTCGATGGATTCTAATCCCGCCCGTGGAATCGGACAAGCTATCCCTGGCTATTGGATGTCAGTTTCAGTAAAGCCAACAAGAAGCCCTGTTCCAGGAGTTCCTATGTTTTCTTTTGGTAGAGAGGGTCAGGATGAAGGCCAAGTATCTAGACCATGGGGACTATGTGTAGATAGGGAGGGCAATATCATTGTAGCGGATAGAAGAAATAACCGTATCCAGATATTTAACAATCGCGGTGAATTTAGAACTATGTTTGGCTCGAAAGGGACTGGACCTGGTGAGTTTGATCTTCCAGCGGGAATAACTACAGATACTTACGGTCGTATTATCGTTATTGACAAGGACAATCATAGAGTGCAGATATTCACATCTTCAGGTAACTTTATCTTGAAATTTGGATCGTTCGGGAAGGAATGTGGACAGTTCCAATATCCTTGGGACGTTGCTGTAAATACTTTAGGTAATATTGTCGTAACGGACACGCGTAATCATCGTATTCAGTTATTTACTAGTGATGGGACGTATATAACTAAGTTTGTGTTCGAAGGGGCTAATCCTGCTAAGATGCTTAAAGGACCTACTACGCCTAGAGGTGTGTGCTTCACGACATCCGGTAATATCATAGTGTCAGATTTTGAAAACCACCGTTTGCTTATGGTGGATCCGACCCTATCGAAGGTGTTGCACTGTGTCGGCCGTGAAGGTTCCGGCATCGGAGAACTAAATCGCCCCTCCGGCATAGTGACGGATGACGACGGACGTATTATAGTGGCTGATTCAAAGAATCACCGCGTACTTGTGTTTACTTCTGAGTTGCGTATTCTGTGGGCAGTCGATCTCAAGAGCCCCGGCTTAGACGATAAGGACCGACCCAGCGACGTGGCTCTCACCCCCGAGGGCTACCTCGTTGTGCTATTCGAGACTTTGCCCGACACCGCCCGCGACATCTCTTCCCATGGCAAGCAATACATTAAGGTATACTGA